From Nitrososphaerales archaeon, one genomic window encodes:
- a CDS encoding NusA-like transcription termination signal-binding factor, with translation MPEIKLSSEQLSLMSMFNSMTGATAKDCVIDEKLNRLIFIVTKGQMGLAIGKEGASVKKMERAVRRPVEVVEWSDDISELIKNALGPRYVQEIRVSDRPDGSRGVVVVVDPKKKGAAVGMGGRNAEKVRLLARRYFDISNVQIVSPL, from the coding sequence GTGCCAGAGATCAAGTTAAGCTCGGAACAACTCTCTCTGATGTCGATGTTCAACAGCATGACGGGCGCGACTGCCAAGGACTGCGTTATTGACGAGAAGCTGAACAGGTTGATCTTCATCGTCACGAAGGGTCAGATGGGACTCGCGATAGGAAAGGAGGGAGCGTCGGTGAAGAAGATGGAGAGGGCGGTGAGAAGGCCGGTTGAGGTTGTTGAGTGGTCCGACGATATCTCTGAGCTAATCAAGAACGCCCTCGGCCCGAGGTACGTCCAAGAGATCCGCGTCAGCGACAGGCCGGACGGCTCGAGAGGCGTTGTCGTCGTTGTGGACCCGAAGAAGAAGGGCGCCGCGGTGGGCATGGGAGGCAGGAACGCCGAGAAGGTCAGGCTGCTCGCGCGGCGTTACTTCGACATCTCCAACGTTCAGATAGTAAGTCCCCTCTGA
- a CDS encoding ribosomal L7Ae/L30e/S12e/Gadd45 family protein, producing MEPAQLSKLLKEAMKGGKYTIGAKESLASMKGAKAVICTKSMPAGVGAKLREEAKKHEVPVIDVSFTSAELAKLIGRPYKVSALALMSLGEANLKQLLR from the coding sequence ATGGAACCTGCCCAGCTCTCAAAGCTCCTGAAGGAGGCAATGAAGGGTGGGAAATACACCATAGGCGCAAAGGAATCCCTGGCGAGCATGAAAGGCGCGAAGGCGGTCATCTGCACGAAGTCAATGCCGGCGGGCGTGGGCGCGAAGCTGAGGGAAGAGGCGAAAAAGCACGAGGTCCCAGTGATCGACGTGAGCTTCACGTCAGCCGAGTTGGCCAAGTTGATAGGGAGACCATACAAGGTCTCTGCTCTTGCTCTCATGTCGCTTGGCGAAGCGAATCTGAAGCAACTGCTCCGGTGA
- a CDS encoding DNA-directed RNA polymerase subunit A' → MEQALKTIGGIDFSVFSPNEVRKYSVAEITQPETYDEDGMPVQGGLMDSRLGTLEPGQKCGTCGSTAGRCPGHFGHIELAEPVLHIAFVDEINKLIQTTCRTCGRILLPQQELDAYKARLTSRTDFAPTLVETIAKEIFTKARKVKLCPHCGKQQYQIEFTKPTIFHEITEEGGATRLLPVAIRERLERVTNEDLEVLDFNAKAARPEWFVLQVLPVPPLTVRPSITLESGIRSEDDLTHKVVDILRVNQRVRESKESGTPHLIVQDLVDLLHYHVTTYFDNEVSGIPQAHHRSGRPLKTLSQRLKGKEGRFRGSLSGKRVDFSSRTVISPDPSLDIGEVGVPFEVAKKLTIPEKVSSWNIEMLKQLVIKGPFEHPGANYVIRADGVKIRLDFASDRKALADSLTTGYIVERHLIDGDVVLFNRQPSLHRMSVMAHFVRVLPFRTFRLHPSVCPPYNADFDGDEMNLHVPQSEESRSEALMLMKVQDQIISPRYGGPIIGGIRDFITGAFMLTRDETTLTAGEFSNLALIGGYDGDLPEAGARGLYTGKQLFSLFLPKGMNYVLTSKWAKSSKSGESNDVVIRDGNLISGVVDKAVIGAEEPDSLLHRIAKDYGNEEARSFLNSILSVLKTFLTRRGFTYGFNELELPDEAKKGIKDTLDEAYSNVSDLIKKYKAGTLQLTRGLSPEDSLEAYIVNELARARDRAGRIADKAFPPENSGMIMARTGARGSSLNVGQMTAALGQQSVRGKRIEKGLRGRALSHFPWNDNTPEAKGFVRSNYRDGLSPTEFFFHAMGGREGLVDTAVRTQQSGYMQRRLINALEHLKVEYDLTVRDPHGHLIQFLYGEDGVDPAKSDHGRPINLERLLETQGLLSKSKTKLDEETIEKLLKKYQPSLNDRLLRELREKLAAAHLTEEGAKEALEKVAEALDYSRVEPGEASGIVAAQSIGEPGTQMTLRTFHFAGVRERDVTLGLPRLMELVDARKIPATPSMDIYLDKEYGATNEKAVKVAKEILFTKVGNVVDYSEVDPTEGIKLHLSEKMMTDRDASADEVAKVIETGKRNVQIERGKIIRVNMENADLSTLFTLRNKIQNMKLKGIPGITRVTVVKEGEEWFIQAAGSNLGKVIAIKGVDPTRVYTNNVHEVAQVLGIEAARATLVREVMSTLDEQGLEVDIRHIFLVADLMTSKGYIQQIGRHGIAGAKSSVLARAAFEITVPTLAEAAVKGEREDLKGVTENVIVGLPIPVGTGMIDLYMS, encoded by the coding sequence ATGGAACAAGCCCTCAAGACGATAGGCGGCATCGACTTCTCGGTCTTCTCCCCGAACGAGGTGAGGAAGTACTCAGTTGCCGAAATCACGCAGCCCGAGACCTACGACGAGGACGGGATGCCGGTCCAGGGAGGCCTGATGGACAGCAGGCTAGGTACCCTTGAACCTGGGCAGAAGTGCGGGACCTGCGGAAGCACAGCCGGCCGATGTCCGGGCCACTTCGGCCACATCGAGCTGGCAGAGCCTGTGCTGCACATCGCGTTCGTCGACGAGATAAACAAGCTCATCCAGACGACGTGCAGGACGTGCGGGAGGATCCTTCTCCCGCAGCAGGAGCTCGACGCGTACAAGGCCAGGTTGACGAGCAGGACCGACTTCGCGCCAACGCTCGTCGAGACTATCGCGAAGGAAATCTTCACAAAAGCGAGGAAGGTCAAGCTCTGTCCTCACTGCGGCAAGCAACAGTACCAAATCGAGTTCACAAAGCCCACAATCTTCCACGAGATCACGGAGGAGGGCGGGGCCACGAGGCTCCTTCCAGTCGCAATACGGGAGAGGCTCGAGAGGGTCACCAACGAAGACCTCGAGGTCCTCGACTTCAACGCGAAGGCGGCCAGGCCCGAGTGGTTCGTTCTTCAGGTCCTGCCAGTCCCACCACTGACTGTAAGGCCGTCGATCACTCTAGAGTCGGGAATCAGGTCCGAGGACGACCTGACCCACAAGGTCGTGGACATTCTAAGGGTCAATCAGAGGGTGAGGGAGAGCAAGGAGTCTGGGACGCCCCACCTTATCGTCCAAGACCTGGTCGACCTGCTGCACTACCACGTGACGACATACTTCGACAACGAAGTCTCAGGAATCCCCCAGGCACATCACAGGTCTGGCAGGCCCCTCAAGACGCTCAGTCAGAGACTGAAGGGGAAGGAGGGCAGGTTCAGGGGTTCGCTGTCCGGGAAAAGGGTCGACTTCTCGAGCAGGACAGTTATTAGCCCAGACCCCAGTCTCGACATAGGCGAGGTCGGTGTTCCGTTCGAGGTCGCAAAGAAGCTCACCATCCCTGAGAAGGTCTCATCCTGGAACATCGAGATGCTGAAGCAGCTCGTCATCAAAGGGCCGTTCGAGCACCCAGGGGCCAACTACGTCATAAGGGCCGACGGAGTGAAGATCAGGCTCGACTTCGCGAGCGACAGGAAAGCGCTTGCAGATTCGCTCACAACGGGCTACATAGTTGAGAGGCACCTCATAGACGGCGACGTCGTCCTCTTCAACAGGCAGCCCTCGCTACACAGGATGTCAGTCATGGCTCACTTCGTCAGGGTCCTCCCGTTCAGAACATTCAGACTCCACCCGTCGGTCTGCCCGCCCTACAACGCAGACTTCGACGGCGACGAGATGAACCTGCACGTGCCCCAGAGCGAAGAGTCGCGCTCCGAGGCGCTCATGCTGATGAAGGTCCAGGACCAAATAATATCCCCAAGATACGGTGGGCCAATAATCGGAGGCATAAGGGACTTCATCACAGGCGCTTTCATGCTCACAAGGGATGAGACGACTCTCACTGCCGGAGAGTTCTCCAATCTCGCCCTGATAGGAGGTTACGACGGCGACCTGCCCGAGGCGGGGGCCAGGGGCCTGTACACAGGCAAGCAGCTCTTCTCGCTGTTCCTCCCGAAGGGGATGAACTACGTGCTCACCTCGAAGTGGGCGAAGTCTTCGAAATCAGGTGAATCCAATGACGTCGTCATCAGGGACGGCAATCTGATATCCGGTGTCGTCGACAAAGCCGTGATTGGTGCGGAGGAGCCTGACAGCCTGCTGCACAGGATTGCAAAGGACTATGGCAACGAAGAGGCGAGGAGCTTCCTCAACTCAATCCTGAGCGTATTGAAGACGTTCCTGACGAGACGTGGCTTCACATACGGGTTCAACGAGCTCGAGCTCCCGGATGAGGCAAAGAAGGGCATCAAGGATACACTGGACGAGGCCTACAGCAACGTCTCTGACCTCATCAAGAAGTACAAGGCTGGCACCCTCCAACTGACCAGGGGGCTTTCGCCCGAGGACTCTCTGGAAGCGTACATCGTGAACGAGCTGGCAAGAGCGAGGGACAGGGCAGGCAGGATAGCAGACAAGGCTTTCCCGCCGGAGAACTCTGGGATGATCATGGCCAGGACTGGGGCGAGAGGGTCGAGCCTGAACGTAGGCCAGATGACCGCAGCCCTCGGACAGCAGTCTGTCAGAGGCAAGAGGATCGAGAAGGGATTGAGAGGCAGGGCGCTCAGCCACTTCCCCTGGAACGACAACACGCCAGAAGCGAAAGGCTTCGTCCGGAGCAACTACCGCGACGGGCTCTCTCCGACCGAGTTCTTCTTCCACGCAATGGGTGGAAGGGAGGGGTTGGTCGACACGGCCGTCAGGACTCAGCAGAGCGGGTACATGCAGAGAAGGCTTATCAACGCGCTCGAGCACCTCAAGGTGGAGTACGACTTGACAGTCAGGGACCCACATGGCCACCTCATCCAGTTCCTCTACGGCGAAGACGGCGTCGACCCGGCGAAGAGCGACCACGGGCGCCCAATCAACCTCGAGAGACTGCTCGAGACGCAAGGACTGCTCTCAAAGTCAAAGACGAAGCTGGACGAGGAGACCATCGAGAAGCTGTTGAAGAAGTATCAGCCTTCCCTCAACGACAGACTGTTGAGGGAGCTGAGAGAGAAGCTCGCGGCAGCACACCTCACGGAGGAGGGCGCCAAGGAAGCCCTTGAGAAGGTTGCGGAGGCCTTGGACTACTCGCGAGTGGAACCAGGGGAGGCATCCGGCATAGTGGCCGCCCAATCGATTGGCGAGCCAGGCACCCAGATGACCCTCAGGACTTTCCACTTCGCAGGTGTGAGGGAGAGGGACGTCACGCTTGGACTTCCCAGGCTGATGGAGCTTGTCGATGCAAGGAAGATACCCGCAACGCCGTCGATGGACATATACCTGGACAAGGAGTACGGCGCAACCAACGAGAAAGCGGTCAAGGTCGCGAAGGAGATACTCTTCACGAAGGTGGGCAACGTCGTTGACTACAGCGAGGTCGACCCTACAGAGGGGATCAAGCTGCACCTCAGCGAGAAGATGATGACCGACAGGGACGCATCGGCTGATGAGGTAGCAAAGGTGATAGAGACGGGGAAGAGGAACGTCCAGATTGAGAGGGGCAAGATAATCAGAGTGAACATGGAGAACGCCGACCTCTCGACCCTCTTCACCCTCAGGAACAAGATACAGAACATGAAGCTGAAGGGCATACCTGGCATCACCAGGGTCACGGTCGTAAAGGAAGGAGAGGAATGGTTCATCCAGGCTGCCGGCTCCAACTTGGGCAAGGTTATTGCGATCAAGGGTGTGGACCCCACGAGGGTGTACACGAACAACGTGCACGAGGTGGCCCAGGTTCTTGGGATCGAGGCAGCCAGGGCGACGCTTGTGCGCGAGGTCATGAGCACTCTCGACGAGCAGGGCCTGGAGGTCGACATCAGGCACATCTTCCTCGTGGCAGACCTGATGACTTCGAAGGGGTACATACAGCAGATAGGCAGGCACGGAATCGCAGGAGCCAAGAGCAGCGTGTTGGCGAGGGCAGCCTTCGAGATTACCGTCCCAACTCTCGCCGAGGCAGCCGTCAAGGGCGAGAGGGAAGACCTGAAGGGAGTGACAGAGAACGTCATCGTCGGCCTGCCGATCCCGGTCGGGACCGGCATGATCGATCTCTACATGAGTTGA
- a CDS encoding DNA-directed RNA polymerase subunit H: MKRKKVEEEVPPFQISTHFLIPKHELLTREEAEQVVARNSATPGQFPYILATDPVAKEIGAKPGDFVRITRKSETAGTSTYYRYVVEA; the protein is encoded by the coding sequence GTGAAGAGGAAGAAGGTCGAAGAGGAAGTCCCTCCGTTCCAGATCAGCACCCACTTCCTGATTCCAAAGCACGAACTACTGACTAGGGAGGAGGCCGAACAGGTCGTGGCTAGGAACAGCGCGACTCCGGGCCAGTTTCCCTACATTCTTGCCACCGACCCGGTGGCAAAGGAGATAGGAGCAAAGCCGGGCGATTTCGTCAGGATAACCAGGAAAAGCGAGACGGCCGGAACCAGCACATACTACAGGTACGTGGTGGAGGCATAG
- a CDS encoding DNA-directed RNA polymerase subunit B: MSKQVQRSNSWIILRDLLEREGVARQHLNSYNEFFSKGLQNIIDEIGEIEVETVSTPYKIKFGRITLGSPRVVEIDGSVSSILPMEARLRNLTYSAPILLEMTIEEEGLPRDTTRQHIGDLPVMVKSELCQLSDKTKEQLIEVGEDPNDPGGYFIINGAERVIVGLEDLSPNKILVDAEKVSGVNTYKSRVYSSVVGYRSKLELTLKQDGAINVKVPSCPVDLPFVIVMRALGIKSDRDIADSISPKPEIQDLLEVSFDKASEAPTDKDSLVYIGNRVAHGMLEEFRVKRAQSMLDWGLLPHLGKTDDRRYDKAMFMGEAVCKLLELRLGWIGADDKDHYGNKVIKFAGQMLADLFRTAFRNLVRDMKYQLERTGQKRGGNVVGAAIRTGIITDKLNNAIATGNWGRGKVGVTQLLDRTNYLSTLSHLRRVQSPLSRSQPNFEARDLHATHFGRICPSETPEGVNCGLVKNLALSATISVGVPSAEVEEKLWELGAKQIRDADQKLQLNGCRVFMDGRFLGYVDDGERLAKAFRKLRREGQINPSASVMYASSLNDKAYPRLYISISSGRVLRPLIVVENGRPLLNHDLIEKVGAGQLSWRDLVEQGVIELIDANEEENCLVAMEVDQIATKNTHVEVFPAAMFGIAASIIPYPEHNQSPRNTYESAMAKQSLGFSSPTYPISPHVRQHLLVSPQAPVVRTRTLDLLKIDERPLGQNCVVAVLSFEGYNIEDAIIMNRSSIERGLARSFFYRLYEGQAKQYLGGMRDTFEVPSAESNIRGYRGEKFYRLLEGDGIISGESLVSGGDVVIGRTSPPRFMEEYKEFEIKGPYRRDTSVAVRPSEAGVVDSVFMTENVEGGRMFKVRVRDMRIPEIGDKFASRHGQKGVIGLVVPQEDMPYTAEGIVPDVIINPHAFPSRMTVGQFIESIAGKAGALRGTSVDGSAFAGESIEELEKVLKGRSFEPTGREVMYDGKTGKKFAADIFVGVVYYQKLHHMVADKIHARARGQVQMLTKQPTEGRARGGGLRFGEMERDCLIAYGASMVLKDRLLDEADKTEIYVCEKCGLIAYYDAKQRKYTCKIDGDQAKISTVVVAYAFKLLLQEMMSLNIAPRLQLKDKV, translated from the coding sequence TTGAGCAAGCAGGTCCAAAGGTCAAACTCGTGGATAATACTCCGCGACCTCCTTGAGAGGGAGGGAGTGGCAAGGCAGCACCTCAACAGTTACAACGAGTTTTTCTCAAAAGGGCTCCAGAACATAATCGACGAGATTGGAGAGATAGAAGTCGAGACAGTCAGCACCCCTTACAAGATAAAGTTCGGTAGGATAACCCTCGGCTCTCCCAGGGTTGTCGAGATAGACGGGTCCGTTAGCAGCATCCTGCCGATGGAGGCGAGGCTTCGGAACCTCACTTACTCGGCGCCAATCCTGCTCGAGATGACGATAGAGGAGGAGGGGCTGCCGCGCGACACCACTCGGCAGCACATCGGCGACCTCCCAGTAATGGTGAAGTCTGAGCTCTGCCAACTCTCTGACAAGACGAAGGAGCAGCTCATAGAGGTCGGCGAAGACCCCAACGACCCTGGCGGCTACTTCATAATCAACGGCGCCGAGAGGGTGATAGTAGGACTGGAGGACCTCTCGCCGAACAAGATCCTGGTCGACGCGGAGAAGGTCTCGGGGGTGAACACGTACAAGTCCCGGGTCTACTCGTCGGTGGTGGGATACCGCTCGAAACTGGAACTCACGCTGAAGCAGGACGGCGCAATCAACGTCAAGGTGCCCAGCTGTCCGGTCGACCTTCCCTTCGTAATCGTCATGAGGGCGCTCGGGATAAAGTCTGACAGGGACATAGCAGACTCGATATCGCCGAAGCCAGAGATACAGGACCTCCTGGAGGTCTCCTTCGACAAGGCGAGCGAGGCTCCCACGGACAAGGACTCTCTCGTGTACATAGGCAACAGGGTCGCCCACGGGATGCTCGAGGAGTTCAGGGTGAAGAGGGCTCAATCGATGCTCGACTGGGGGCTCCTGCCGCACCTCGGCAAGACTGACGACAGGAGGTACGACAAGGCAATGTTCATGGGAGAGGCAGTCTGCAAGCTGCTCGAGCTCAGGCTCGGCTGGATAGGGGCAGACGACAAGGACCACTACGGGAACAAGGTGATCAAGTTCGCAGGCCAGATGCTCGCAGACTTGTTCCGGACAGCCTTCAGGAACCTCGTCAGGGACATGAAGTACCAGCTCGAGAGGACGGGCCAGAAGCGGGGCGGCAACGTAGTCGGGGCGGCCATCAGGACGGGCATAATCACTGATAAGCTGAATAACGCAATCGCGACTGGCAACTGGGGTAGGGGGAAAGTGGGCGTGACCCAGCTCCTCGACAGGACCAACTACCTGAGCACCCTGAGCCATCTCAGAAGGGTGCAGTCTCCCCTCAGCAGGAGCCAGCCCAACTTCGAGGCGAGAGACCTGCACGCTACACACTTTGGGAGGATCTGTCCATCAGAGACGCCAGAGGGAGTGAACTGCGGGCTTGTCAAGAACCTCGCCCTTTCGGCTACCATCTCCGTGGGCGTCCCGTCCGCAGAAGTCGAGGAGAAACTCTGGGAGCTCGGGGCAAAACAAATCAGAGACGCCGACCAGAAGCTGCAGCTGAACGGCTGCAGGGTCTTCATGGACGGGAGGTTCCTCGGATACGTAGACGACGGCGAGAGGCTCGCCAAGGCGTTCAGGAAGCTCAGGAGGGAGGGTCAGATCAATCCGAGCGCAAGCGTCATGTACGCTTCATCTCTCAACGACAAGGCCTACCCGAGGCTCTACATCAGCATCAGTTCCGGCAGGGTGCTCAGACCCCTCATAGTAGTCGAGAACGGCAGACCACTCCTCAACCACGACCTGATAGAGAAGGTCGGCGCCGGCCAGCTCTCGTGGAGGGACCTTGTGGAGCAGGGCGTCATCGAGCTGATAGACGCGAACGAGGAAGAGAACTGCCTGGTCGCAATGGAAGTCGACCAGATCGCGACGAAGAACACCCACGTCGAGGTCTTCCCCGCTGCGATGTTCGGAATCGCGGCTTCAATCATACCGTACCCCGAGCACAACCAGTCACCGAGGAACACGTACGAGTCCGCCATGGCGAAGCAGAGCCTCGGCTTCTCCTCGCCCACCTACCCTATCTCGCCTCACGTTAGGCAGCACCTTCTCGTGAGCCCGCAGGCCCCGGTTGTCAGGACGAGGACGCTCGACCTTCTGAAGATAGACGAGAGGCCCCTCGGCCAGAACTGCGTCGTTGCAGTCCTCTCCTTCGAAGGCTACAACATCGAGGACGCGATCATCATGAACAGGTCGAGCATCGAGAGGGGACTTGCCCGTTCGTTCTTCTACAGACTCTACGAGGGGCAGGCAAAGCAGTACCTCGGAGGCATGAGAGACACGTTCGAGGTCCCGTCTGCGGAGTCGAACATAAGGGGATACAGGGGTGAGAAGTTCTACAGGCTGCTCGAAGGCGACGGGATAATCTCTGGCGAGTCATTGGTCTCAGGGGGAGACGTCGTGATAGGGAGGACGAGCCCCCCCAGGTTCATGGAGGAGTACAAGGAGTTCGAGATTAAGGGCCCCTACAGGAGAGACACATCTGTCGCTGTCAGGCCGTCTGAGGCGGGCGTAGTCGATTCAGTCTTCATGACAGAGAACGTCGAGGGTGGCCGGATGTTCAAGGTCAGGGTTAGGGACATGAGGATTCCAGAGATAGGTGACAAGTTCGCCTCCAGGCACGGGCAGAAGGGAGTGATCGGCCTCGTGGTGCCTCAGGAGGACATGCCGTACACCGCGGAGGGCATAGTGCCCGACGTGATCATCAACCCCCATGCATTCCCGTCCAGGATGACAGTCGGCCAGTTCATAGAATCAATCGCTGGGAAGGCGGGCGCTCTGAGGGGCACCTCCGTAGACGGCTCTGCCTTCGCTGGCGAGAGCATAGAGGAGCTCGAGAAGGTCTTGAAGGGACGGAGCTTCGAGCCGACCGGCAGGGAGGTCATGTACGACGGCAAGACAGGGAAGAAGTTCGCAGCCGACATCTTCGTCGGCGTCGTCTACTACCAGAAGCTTCACCACATGGTCGCGGACAAGATCCACGCGAGGGCGCGCGGTCAGGTCCAGATGCTCACGAAGCAGCCCACCGAGGGAAGGGCGAGGGGTGGGGGTCTTAGGTTCGGCGAGATGGAGAGGGACTGCCTCATAGCCTACGGTGCCTCGATGGTGCTGAAGGACAGGCTCCTCGACGAGGCGGACAAGACAGAGATCTACGTCTGCGAGAAGTGTGGCCTCATCGCCTACTACGACGCTAAGCAGAGGAAGTACACTTGCAAGATCGACGGCGACCAAGCCAAGATCTCGACAGTCGTCGTGGCGTACGCGTTCAAACTGCTCCTCCAGGAGATGATGAGCCTGAACATTGCCCCGAGGCTCCAGCTAAAGGACAAGGTGTAG
- a CDS encoding IS6 family transposase: MTTPVFDSRQSRGSAIAKVEANVVRVSQFEYHVKSQSGDAWYVVVSTEAGWSCSCPDFAFRGVKCKHQFAVELSLQIRRRIENARRVVPLDYQSCLSCGSERIKKDGLLHNRGGNIQRFECLSCGKRFSKNFGFERMRSNPKVITLAMQMYFGGESLRNVQKSLRLQGVTVNHTTVYRWIQKYTGLMDEYLKDFTPQVSDTWRADEVFVKVKGDMKYLFSMMDDETRYWIAQQVSNFKENTNATQLFRKAKETAGKQPKTLITDGLRTYGIASHFEFPHTAHIKEIRLSGMVHNNKMERLNGEFRDREKVMRGLKRIDTPIIKGLQIYHNFIRPHEGLNGATPAERAGIKVEGENKWETIIQNAQHQRRNREDSQHP, from the coding sequence ATGACAACTCCCGTTTTTGATTCAAGACAGTCGCGGGGGAGCGCAATCGCCAAAGTCGAGGCCAACGTTGTCAGGGTCAGCCAGTTCGAGTATCACGTGAAGTCTCAATCAGGGGACGCGTGGTATGTCGTCGTCTCGACAGAGGCGGGTTGGTCTTGCTCCTGCCCCGACTTTGCTTTCAGAGGCGTGAAGTGCAAGCACCAGTTCGCGGTTGAACTCTCGCTTCAGATTCGTCGGCGAATAGAGAACGCGAGGCGCGTCGTGCCTCTTGACTACCAGTCGTGCCTTAGCTGTGGCTCCGAACGCATCAAGAAGGACGGCCTACTCCACAACAGGGGAGGCAACATTCAGCGCTTCGAGTGCCTATCATGCGGTAAGCGGTTCTCCAAGAACTTCGGATTCGAGCGCATGAGGTCGAACCCGAAGGTTATCACGCTTGCGATGCAGATGTATTTCGGAGGCGAGAGCCTTCGGAACGTGCAGAAGTCTCTGAGGCTCCAAGGCGTGACCGTCAATCATACGACGGTCTATCGGTGGATTCAGAAATACACGGGACTGATGGACGAATATCTCAAGGACTTCACCCCGCAAGTCTCGGACACTTGGAGGGCAGACGAGGTATTCGTCAAGGTGAAAGGAGACATGAAGTATCTGTTCTCTATGATGGACGATGAAACCCGCTACTGGATTGCTCAACAGGTGTCCAACTTCAAGGAGAACACAAACGCAACCCAACTGTTCCGAAAAGCGAAAGAGACGGCAGGGAAGCAACCCAAGACGCTGATAACAGACGGGCTGAGAACATATGGGATAGCTTCACATTTCGAGTTCCCTCACACGGCACACATTAAGGAAATCCGACTGTCAGGAATGGTTCACAACAACAAGATGGAACGGCTCAACGGGGAGTTCCGAGACAGAGAGAAAGTCATGCGTGGGCTGAAGCGAATAGACACGCCCATAATCAAGGGACTCCAGATTTACCACAACTTCATCAGACCGCATGAAGGGTTGAACGGAGCGACACCCGCCGAGAGAGCGGGAATCAAAGTCGAGGGCGAGAACAAATGGGAGACGATTATCCAGAACGCTCAGCACCAGAGGCGCAACAGGGAGGACTCCCAACACCCATGA
- a CDS encoding transposase, giving the protein MGKPHANNNRIERLNGTLRERVKVQRGWKSMKTPIAEGQRIHYNFVKPHIALEGQTPAEVAGIDIEGENKWMELLKRAIEKRPSFRWFRQLTLASFDHLRDC; this is encoded by the coding sequence GTGGGGAAGCCACATGCAAACAACAACCGAATCGAGAGGTTGAACGGGACGCTTAGAGAGCGCGTCAAGGTTCAGCGTGGGTGGAAGTCAATGAAGACTCCCATAGCGGAAGGCCAAAGGATTCACTATAACTTCGTGAAGCCACACATCGCACTTGAGGGACAGACCCCCGCAGAGGTTGCGGGAATCGATATCGAGGGAGAAAACAAGTGGATGGAATTGCTCAAGAGGGCTATCGAAAAAAGACCAAGCTTCAGGTGGTTCCGACAGCTAACCCTTGCGTCGTTCGACCACTTGCGGGATTGTTGA
- a CDS encoding C39 family peptidase yields the protein MPDIDVPLVSQGDDDVGCVPACVKMVIEFYSAIYPDLPNPHMDALKKAMGYDDSGTSLDGVTGVNRILVGGAHRLEFDWRDFAVFDDIKGELEGGRPVIAWMKPNRALELSHSVVIKATTDDDLRVKVNDPEPDDPKSEYTTSEFMKQWENSDRILIRAKVTERPQQRELGDYA from the coding sequence TTGCCTGACATCGATGTCCCCCTTGTCAGTCAGGGAGACGATGATGTTGGTTGTGTTCCTGCATGTGTCAAGATGGTCATCGAGTTTTACTCGGCGATATACCCAGACTTGCCGAATCCCCACATGGATGCACTTAAGAAGGCGATGGGCTATGACGACAGCGGAACATCGTTGGATGGCGTGACTGGGGTGAACCGAATCCTCGTGGGAGGGGCTCATCGGCTCGAATTTGACTGGAGGGATTTTGCCGTGTTCGACGACATCAAGGGAGAGCTTGAAGGTGGAAGACCTGTGATTGCGTGGATGAAGCCCAATCGTGCATTGGAACTCAGCCATTCAGTCGTTATCAAGGCGACAACGGATGATGACTTGAGGGTTAAGGTGAACGACCCTGAGCCTGATGACCCTAAGAGTGAATACACCACGAGCGAGTTCATGAAGCAGTGGGAGAACTCCGACAGAATCCTTATCCGAGCCAAAGTCACCGAGAGACCTCAGCAGAGGGAACTGGGGGATTACGCATGA